A region of the Oscarella lobularis chromosome 17, ooOscLobu1.1, whole genome shotgun sequence genome:
GAAGAGAAGCGTCAACTCGAAGCGGCTTCGTTGAATTTACATACTTTTCTTCGCTATTTTCGACTCTCGCACATTGAAGATGTTTTGCTACGCATTGGCATCACAACTCCAGCCGCCTTGCTTCGTTTAAAGATTGAACGTCTTGAAATAAACTTCTTTGACAGACAATCTCTCACCAATGCCATTGAAACACTGAACACTAGGCGCCACGCTTTCCTTACTTGGGAGATGGATATATCAGACATTGAAAAGAATTATCCGTCTGCGTATTCCGTTCTTGCGTGCTGCTCCGTTATGCTTCCCAAATCAATTCCGCAAGAGGTGATTTCTGCCGCACTTTCGACAATTCATGGCAACTCGAGGCCTCTGCGACTCGTCGAAAGTCTCAGCGCCTTGAAAAAGTACACACTATTAAAGCGAGACGAATTCAACGACGGAAGCGAAGTTTACAACTTGCACCATCTCGTTCACCGCAGCATTTTCGAAAGATTGAGAGCAAACAAAGAGGCATTGGAGTACGTGCTCGTAACCGTAGGAGACGTGATGCTAAGCTTGATGAGCAGTTGCAAGTTACCGTACGCCGGTGAGCGTAGTAGAATACATCCTCATTACTGTTCGGTGGTGAAGAGTATGATTGCTCTGCGAATGATTCCTAGCAACACTCGTCACATTCGTCTCGCTCTTAATCTTAACTTTGGATTTGGCGAATATGGAATTGTGAAGGAGTTGTCTTTGATGCTAATTGCCAACGTCAACGAAATTCCATATGTGtcggaaagagaagaaagtgaaATCGTGCGTTATTGTATGTCTCGGTGTTGAAAATGCCACTGGCGTTCTTATTCTTAAGGCGATATTTAGGTTACATATTACTGAGCTCTGTAGCTGCCTTCCAAGATGATCATACCGAAGGCAAGAAACATTTCTTTAAAGCGttcgaaaagagaagcaTTGAAGATTTTACGGAGAACGAACTGGCTTCACTGCCTGATGGCGAGTGTTCTCTTATAGTTCTCAATGCTTTTTTAGGCGATTTTTCTAGGTGTAGTCGTTGCGGCAGCGCATTATGCAACCCGTCGAGACGCTGATACTATATTTAACAAAATGTCTAAGATAGAGAGACATAGAGTTGGGCTGATAAACAGTAAAAAGCACTCCTGTTTTGTTTCTATCATGTCTGCATGTTATTGTATCTATAGCGTTTTATCATATGGCAGTCGCATTCTTTCAAAGTGGTAAACTTGAAAAGTACCAAGACCTTCAAAGagttttcgtctcgttttcgacttCGCGCTCTGAACCTGCAGTAAAACTTACAGGTACAATGTAAGCATTCAAAATCCTGTTGGCTGTTTGGAGGCGCTTTTTGTAGGACTTCTTTGCCTTGCTTTCTGCATGGTATATGAGAGCAAGTATCAAGAGGCTCTTGACTACTTTAGGCAACTTATTGAATTTTATGAAGCGTTTGGCTCATATTTATCGCCACTATCTAAAGAGATGACGGGTATGTTTTGCGTGAGTGTTAGCGTACATTGCTTGATGATTTGTGATCAGTAAATGTACGCGTGACGGCTTTTCACTGCTGCGAACGGACACGCCAATATGAACTTGGACACGAACTATTGCAGAAAGGATTGGATGAAGTTAGAGCCAGTTTATCGGCTGACGactttttttcaattaattgtATGTAAATGAAAGTATATTATTAGTATCTTTCTTTGAGTTAGTTTTCTAGATCATACGATGTACGGGTACAGTCTGTATTTGCTTGGTAAGTTCACCGAGGCTGTCACTCAAATGAGGCAATGCCTCGCGGCGTGTCCTCGGTCAAGGGAAGATGAACCATTTCTAGTGAGAAGTAATTTCTTGAAAAAAtatgtttcttttttaagaatttcttttctctaagACGTTACGTACATTTGTA
Encoded here:
- the LOC136197593 gene encoding uncharacterized protein; protein product: MIHWSLRSVSTNFAVKRLANIGFLSGFALARPCYKALAVVRKHMADHDGDATFSKIRAILLEVYHRHLDNFYGRVSELEAIQRFFWGSQTTESHLCPISHKLQFICGIGGVGKTHLAMQYANCQEKAYHPGLVCINAESPMTMEASLREYFLLERARGEGNLDMTGGATLRQLFSIFYERAKQSNRLLIVLDNADELDTIADFLPPSSVACHVLITTRTTGQNEVFQRKNSAVLVLETLDESAAVSALIGLSGKTKEELSRTELYAVRKIAIEAPVEGLPIALSHAGSYIQRHDSVTFTVYWEKLVEEKRQLEAASLNLHTFLRYFRLSHIEDVLLRIGITTPAALLRLKIERLEINFFDRQSLTNAIETLNTRRHAFLTWEMDISDIEKNYPSAYSVLACCSVMLPKSIPQEVISAALSTIHGNSRPLRLVESLSALKKYTLLKRDEFNDGSEVYNLHHLVHRSIFERLRANKEALEYVLVTVGDVMLSLMSSCKLPYAGERSRIHPHYCSVVKSMIALRMIPSNTRHIRLALNLNFGFGEYGIVKELSLMLIANVNEIPYVSEREESEIVRYCYILLSSVAAFQDDHTEGKKHFFKAFEKRSIEDFTENELASLPDGVVVAAAHYATRRDADTIFNKMSKIERHRVGLINTFYHMAVAFFQSGKLEKYQDLQRVFVSFSTSRSEPAVKLTGLLCLAFCMVYESKYQEALDYFRQLIEFYEAFGSYLSPLSKEMTVNVRVTAFHCCERTRQYELGHELLQKGLDEVRASLSADDFFSINYHTMYGYSLYLLGKFTEAVTQMRQCLAACPRSREDEPFLVRNVTYICMSLIELGKRDEVVQTLHQFEHVLQNFALDCDDTLMSAEDCIYLSEVYAAMEKWNEAVVLLKNRLSMYAKFGTPPSSTAVSMSALLALYLQKMGLIEEACILTKTALLQYNPRLFSDGITLSLLIRVQSESAQEFRKRRRLYSMKGNCVY